The sequence gccgcgtcgccgccgtcgacgccttCGCCGTGTGACGTGACGAATCGACGACCTTAATTATTACTTCCActcttttatattataagaattTTTAAAATTGCTATAAATAtggtatgtctagattcactaacatttatatgaatgtgagtaCTACTATAAAGTTTTacaatataaaacggatggagtacgtaCGTCTTGCGCTGCTTTGTTGTTAACTTGTTGCTTGGTCGTAGGAACTTACGTTAATCGTGTCACCTAGTTGAAGTGTTTGCGTTGGTGCTGctcacatcgatcgatcgacgatcgATTGCTGTTCGACATGCTATGTTATCCTGGCTATcctggctagctagcttttcGAGCAATACGTAGGTTCTATCTGAGAGATTATGAGAAATACTCTCTCGCcctaaaaaaaccaacctagatGAGGATGTGACTCTACCTAAAACTACGAATTCGGACATCCCcatctaggtttttttttagacggaggaagtagctgaTAGGAATCTAGATTCTggtttttagtttaattttttgCGCTTTTGCTACTGTGTAGTCGCCTGCAAATTTGTAATCCATCAGTTAATCCCCTAGCCGTTGATTCTGCATTAAGATCTATGCACACTACTGGGCTGGTGGAGAAGACTTTCTAGATATGGACCTTACTTACAGATATATTGAATATGCTCTAAGTTTTAACCaaatttttaggaaaaaattagTTACATTTTTATcctaagataaatatatttaattatagatataataaaactaatttgattttgtagatattactatatttatctacaaaCATAGTTAATCTTGAAGTAGTCTAATTTAAATAAAGTTAAAACGGTTATAATGCAAacgtacggagggagtagctagttgGTCTGCTCCGTCGCTGAATGTTGACTGAGCTGCCTGGTTATCTTGGCAACGTATCTGGTGCACTCACAAGTCACACCATCTGGTGCACTCATGCACACACACAATCAGGCCTCTCCAATCTGGATCCAAAGGCCAGTATTCAGGTGAGGTAATTTTACAAAAGAGCACCCGCCTCCTGCCCTggcattttgcaaaaaaacccCTGGCGATTGGTTTTCCTATCCCCTCAATCTCCACCCCCAAATCTTCATCCCTgttgcgccggcggcgacgacgcgaagCTCctcggcgatggtggtggcgaaGCAAAGCTTCAAGACTGATTCAAAACGATCATCTGGGCTACATTATTGAGGAACCCAAGCTGCAGGTTTGCTCTCTCACATTCCCAAAttccatttttctctttttcaagTTCTCTGCAAACCCTAATATTtaatcccctctctctctcaccggtACTGCAGGTGGCATCAACAGTGGATATGGAGGCAACTCCGTACTTGCTCTTGGTTACAGTACCCATCCTGGTGCACACACGCGCACTAGCTTTCTCTCCGGTGTTGAGTGATTGTAGATGTAGTATGTGGCGATGCCCCTGTTCCTGACCATTCTGAAAGCTATCGGTCTGAGGAAGCATTGCTACTGTTAGGTGGTGTGAGGAAGCAAGAAGAATAATTTTGATAAGAATCATTGCTACTGCTTAGTGGTGTTACAAAGCAACAATTGGCAGTACCAACTACCAAGCAATAACAACAAATCTGACGCACATTTGATTTGCACATATTTTCAGAAATATTCAGAATGTTTGCCATTCTGAATTTTGAGCGGACTgcacatttttctttcttcttacaTGGTAAAAATGTTCACCCAGATTGAATTGAATGTAATATCTCTCAAATTCTTGAAATCTGAATGCAAAAGGTTATGATGGCTTGCTGATATGAATGTAAAAAAATTTGCTGGTTTTTCCATCGAAGTCTCTGTGTGAAAATTATCAATACCAGGTTTAATTATGTGAACATGCATAGTGAAAATTTTCAGTGCTTGCTGAAGCATATCAATAATGAGAAATGCACTTGTACATATATAAGGAGATACATTAAAATCAAGCAAGCTGTCCTGATCAACTAATAGTTTTCCTGCTACTGCAGATGCCTCCCATATCCACTTGCTACCATCTTCATTCAACTATTCTTCAGCACCTGACCAAGTAGTATCTCTAGAAATAGTAAATCAAGTTAGACCATGGAAGCCAAGAACATTGCATAGCTCCTATACCATTCccttgaaaaaaaagaatataacaATATCCAGTATCCAGTACATGTGTATGCTTGTAAGAAAAAATCATATAGGAGAAGACATAAGGTCTTGTTCAAGGATTACCTCATAGGAAGGACATGAAGCTCCCTCCCAATCACCGTTTTCACCTATGGCAAGAGGAAATGCAGGAGAACGAACAAGTTCAACAAAGAGAATCGCAAGAGTCATGGATTAGTGCGCTCGGAGGACACACGATCTGATAGATGAGGGGATAGGAAAACCAATCGTGAGGGGGGTTTTTGCAAAATGCCAGGGCAAGAGGCGGGCGCTTTTTTGCAAAATTACCTCACCTGAACACTAGCCTTTGGATCTAGATTGGAGGGGCCTGATTGTGTGTGTGCATGAGTGCACCAGATTCGTTGCCGGTTATCTTTCCTAGCAGCATAACGTGACATAAGTATACATGACATCAATCAGAGAATCCCATCTTGCGTCACACTTCCATTTCACCTTCATGCTTTCCACAGCTTTGGTTTCTTACCTTTTTCGATTTCGTCGTTCACTGTTGTTAGTCAAGGTGACCTTTCACTGTTGCTTTGCTTGTGATGCGTAGTACAAGAGCTCAtacttttgttttgttagtGCTGGTGGTACATGGTGCACCTCCTATCTTTAAGACCTTTTTAGCCCAAGGAATCACCTTGGGACCGTGCAAACAATCAATCAATGCTGTAGTATTTACCAATGCCGAATTCCTTCATTTCCAAGTAAGCTATAATGGTGTATACTACACAGAATCAAACCTTGAGCTCTTAAATCATTAATAGATTCAGAAAGTTATTAAAAATCCaatatatagataaaattattagatttatttacttttatatagttatattcttaataactttataaaaatataattagaacaATAATGATGATACGTATATATTGGGACTGCTCCATTGTTTCATAAAAATACAAGGTTAGTATGGGATGTGATATATTAGACCATTCCTAACCTAATAATTAGGATGATGTCCATaacattaaataagctgtcaccTAGAATGAAACATGATGTGGCAAtgacaaaagagaagaaaaacaggtcttgcatgagacatagtttctacacaacatttaaaacatcatgtgagataagtagcattaaatttaagtatgaaagagtggtgtttgcattgaaaaAGTAGTGTCTAGGGAGTACTAGTTTTTAATAATATGAAGTTTATAaaaaccatgtctagtgtttTGTGTTGGAATTGGTATTATGTACTAGATTTTTCTAATAagaatatgtttttatttttttaaattctttttggAAGTTGCAACTTTATAGAAGTTTACTATATTACTGTAGCCATGGCCTTCTACATAAGCAACGGAAGACTCCACTACTCCTCAGTCCTCACCTCGGTAGCTAACACTACTTTACTTTATTACTGTCGTTTTGGTTTGCTTAGCAGAATATGGTTGGCATGAGCGAGTTCGTCGGCGGGCAGCTCAACTCCGCCAagagcgcggtggcggccgtggcctccaccgtggcggcggcggccaagccGGGCCTCGCCGCGGGGGTCGGCTTCGTGAAGGAGCAGGGCGTGGGGAAGTCGGCGCTGGCCGTCGGCGgggccgccgtggccgcctaCTTCCTCTGGCccacggcggcggtcggcggcgccaccatgaacgcgccgggcgccgccggctACGTCATCTCCCGCGCGGCGTTCCTGGCAAACCCCAAGCTCTACTTCCACCTCCTGCGCACGGTGGGCGCcaaggcggccgccgccgctttcctgTAGGGAAGAAATggtatccgccgccgccgacgtccgccGCTCGCTGGCGTTGGCTTGCTGGTTTGTGTGTGGCGTTTGGT is a genomic window of Oryza glaberrima chromosome 7, OglaRS2, whole genome shotgun sequence containing:
- the LOC127779805 gene encoding protein EGG APPARATUS-1-like, whose product is MVGMSEFVGGQLNSAKSAVAAVASTVAAAAKPGLAAGVGFVKEQGVGKSALAVGGAAVAAYFLWPTAAVGGATMNAPGAAGYVISRAAFLANPKLYFHLLRTVGAKAAAAAFL